A window of the Frigoriglobus tundricola genome harbors these coding sequences:
- the ltrA gene encoding group II intron reverse transcriptase/maturase, whose amino-acid sequence MSLTPPETVRKLQAALHAKAKGAPTYRFYALYDKVCRKDVLTYAYERCRQNAGAPGVDAQTFEAIEESGRERWLDALTQTLRDRTYCPNPIRRVFIPKPDGKQRPLGIATIRDRVVQMAMVVVLEAIFEADLTPEQYAYRPGRRAHDALRRVHALVSAGYTEVVDADLAGYFDSVPHPELLKSVARRVSDRHVLALIKAWLEAPVEEADRRGRVSRTTGNRDQRRGTPQWSPLSPLLSNVYFRRFVLGWSTLGHAQRLDAHIVNYADDFVICCRRNADEALAEMRGMMSKLKLTVNESKTRLCKLPGEAFDFLGYTIGPCYRPKTGTSYLGSRPSAKKVARLKREISAVTGSRRVLLPVEDQVARLNRMLTGWSNYFSLGAVSAAYRAVDYHVRARLRQWLCRKHGVNTRGAIRFPDQHLYGVLGLVRLCAKTRSFSWAKV is encoded by the coding sequence ATGAGCCTAACACCTCCGGAAACGGTTCGGAAGCTCCAGGCGGCACTGCACGCCAAAGCGAAGGGAGCGCCCACCTACCGGTTCTACGCGCTGTACGACAAGGTGTGCCGAAAGGACGTGCTGACGTATGCCTACGAGCGGTGCCGGCAGAACGCCGGGGCTCCGGGGGTGGACGCTCAGACGTTCGAGGCCATTGAGGAGTCGGGGCGGGAACGGTGGCTGGACGCATTGACGCAAACTCTCCGGGATCGAACGTACTGTCCCAATCCGATCCGTCGGGTGTTCATCCCCAAACCGGACGGCAAGCAACGTCCGCTCGGGATCGCCACGATTCGGGACCGCGTGGTGCAGATGGCGATGGTGGTGGTCTTGGAGGCCATCTTCGAGGCCGACCTCACGCCGGAGCAGTACGCGTACCGACCGGGGCGAAGGGCGCACGACGCGTTGCGACGCGTCCATGCGCTGGTGAGCGCCGGGTACACGGAGGTGGTGGATGCCGACCTGGCCGGGTATTTCGATAGCGTTCCCCATCCGGAGCTTTTGAAATCGGTGGCCCGCCGCGTCAGCGATCGGCACGTTCTCGCGCTGATCAAGGCGTGGCTGGAAGCACCGGTGGAAGAAGCCGACCGACGTGGGCGGGTGAGTCGGACGACCGGCAACCGGGATCAACGGCGGGGAACTCCGCAATGGTCTCCGTTGTCTCCGCTCCTTAGCAACGTGTACTTCCGTCGGTTCGTGTTGGGTTGGAGTACGCTGGGGCATGCTCAGCGGCTGGACGCCCACATCGTCAATTACGCGGACGACTTCGTGATCTGCTGTCGCCGGAATGCCGATGAGGCGCTGGCGGAGATGCGGGGCATGATGTCCAAGCTGAAACTGACGGTCAACGAGTCCAAGACCCGTCTGTGCAAGCTGCCAGGGGAAGCGTTCGACTTCCTGGGCTACACAATCGGCCCTTGTTACCGCCCGAAGACGGGTACGAGCTATTTGGGCTCGCGCCCGTCGGCGAAGAAGGTCGCCCGTCTCAAGCGGGAGATCAGCGCGGTAACCGGAAGCCGGCGGGTGTTGCTACCCGTGGAGGATCAAGTCGCTCGGCTGAACCGGATGCTGACCGGTTGGTCGAACTACTTTAGCCTCGGCGCGGTGAGTGCCGCCTACCGGGCCGTGGATTACCACGTCCGGGCGCGGCTGCGTCAGTGGCTGTGTCGGAAGCACGGAGTCAATACGCGGGGGGCAATCCGGTTCCCCGACCAGCACCTGTACGGTGTACTGGGACTGGTACGACTGTGTGCCAAGACGCGGAGCTTCTCGTGGGCGAAGGTGTGA
- a CDS encoding ParA family protein yields MELVVPLVVSFLNRKGGVGKTSSVHNIGGLFARDGRRVLLIDMDPQFSLTQGLLGARPALSLPKEHTVTALFNDACDPDPDRIIRTTAFERLHLAPGSATLNSYNLPDPQLQSSSLQSALTLFVNEVRDRYDIILIDCPPNLNMSSWCALLSSDACVVPTQPEDYGAQGLIHVAQMIEQAAAGPNPRLQLMGYLLTMVRPRLGIHIAYRDQLKLQYGSAVFAAEVPDLTHFKEAITVQMPISHYKPKSKATLAIRAVAEEMMARARGEQFPVENVGVDERRIVA; encoded by the coding sequence ATGGAGTTGGTCGTGCCGCTTGTCGTCTCGTTTCTGAACCGGAAAGGCGGGGTGGGTAAAACCTCGTCGGTCCACAATATCGGCGGCCTGTTCGCCCGCGATGGTCGCCGTGTGTTGCTCATCGACATGGACCCGCAGTTCTCGCTCACGCAAGGTCTGCTCGGCGCCCGTCCCGCGCTGTCGCTGCCCAAAGAGCACACGGTCACGGCGCTGTTCAATGACGCCTGTGACCCTGACCCGGACCGTATCATCCGGACGACCGCGTTCGAGCGGCTGCACCTTGCGCCCGGATCGGCGACGCTGAACAGCTACAACCTGCCCGACCCGCAGTTGCAAAGCTCCTCGCTGCAATCGGCGCTCACGCTGTTCGTGAACGAGGTGCGCGACCGCTACGACATCATTCTGATCGATTGCCCGCCGAACTTGAACATGTCGAGCTGGTGCGCCTTGCTGAGTTCCGACGCGTGCGTCGTACCCACACAGCCGGAAGATTACGGCGCGCAGGGGCTGATTCACGTCGCCCAGATGATCGAGCAGGCTGCCGCGGGTCCGAATCCGCGACTGCAGCTCATGGGTTATCTGCTCACGATGGTGCGCCCTCGCCTCGGTATCCACATCGCCTACCGCGACCAGTTGAAATTGCAGTACGGCAGCGCCGTGTTCGCCGCAGAAGTGCCCGATCTGACGCACTTCAAGGAGGCGATCACGGTTCAAATGCCGATCTCGCACTACAAGCCGAAATCGAAAGCGACGCTCGCCATTCGCGCGGTGGCCGAGGAGATGATGGCGCGGGCGCGCGGCGAGCAATTTCCAGTGGAAAACGTCGGGGTGGATGAACGGAGGATCGTAGCATGA